One window from the genome of Pempheris klunzingeri isolate RE-2024b chromosome 7, fPemKlu1.hap1, whole genome shotgun sequence encodes:
- the agtpbp1 gene encoding cytosolic carboxypeptidase 1 isoform X3, whose protein sequence is MLLGQLERMNGEAMVRDVEIARQITAKILHLIQTQEKSGKEVMSKGSSGMEVILASLENTRDVQTTLNILYILSELLTVGRGRRVGVFVSKGGTGILFQILITASKELPPSEELMLQLHSLLAKVGPKDRKFGVKARLSGALNVTVNLIKQNLQNTKLLLPCLQVLRVYSTNSVNAISLGKNGVVEVMLKIAAPYSKKNANLLKVALDALGALLKSKTNARRAVDGGHVPVLLALYLDWHRNDTRHRHMLIRKGLLVCLRNITNIKLGRKAFIEADGMRVLYNSSTECLPVRTLDPLINTSSLIMRKCFPKNRLPLPTIKSAFHYQLPHVPAAGPVAQLYSQPPGVDDVVDESDDNEETDLETENETENEEDEKEQHSTNDDIETDLNKLHPKKSPGRPFEELRVYERFFLELSEDFQGYNFECSKSASITSSSSFSSSSASTQSTRPIIVPTAQALSPKHVPIPSSLQEDCNPNKGKHTLPSPSAPTPTPPAPLTPLELDNIHLTKDQEKKEEAHIPSPDTHMTLSSLNRPSTQGQMIEQELARVLECVSLEEEGVLSAEEGGGRGVKQDGSPVNATRHIQSPLLFGGIAARRVGGGGGGSNWGSDCGSEGAEDEGGEGAVLEVPDTALLLPLHDPDLYVEMVKGTHSVPQYAEVAYPDYFGHVAPTFREPLVERVYGVQRSKIFQDIERLIHPNDIVDKVVYDLDIPSCPVIEDSGESLKFNSQFESGNLRKALQVRKYEYDLVLNSDINSNHYHQWFYFEVSGMRVGTTYRFNIINCEKSNSQFNYGMQVLMYSVQEAISGRPRWVRTGTDICYYKNHFARSSIAAGGQKGKSYYTMTFSTSFSHKDDVCYFAYHYPYTYSSLKMHLSKLEALRTPQIYLRKDVLCETLGGNSCPLLTITAMPESNSNDHICQFRNRPLIFLSARVHPGETNASWVMKGTLEFLMGTSPLAASLREAYIFKIVPMLNPDGVINGNHRCSLSGEDLNRQWQNPNPELHPTIYHTKSLLQYLAHIQRAPLVFCDYHGHSRKKNVFMYGCSVKETVWQSNISATSSDLQEDLGYRALPKILSQIAPAFSMASCSFVVERSKESTARVVVWREIGVQRSYTMESTLCGCDQGKYKGLQIGTRELEEMGAQFCVALLRLKRLTGLRNHQHLLDLESDILGTQCKVVSSSPTTYVMEEDEPSFLEAIDYSAESNDEDAEPENEHASEVHDSPDHLEQMLDPNTNHRD, encoded by the exons ATGCTCCTGGGCCAACTGGAGAGGATGAATGGAGAGGCCATGGTGAGGGATGTCGAAATAGCAAGACAGATCACAGCAAAGATACTTCATCTCATACAGACACAGG AGAAGAGTGGAAAAGAGGTGATGTCAAAAGGCTCCAGTGGCATGGAGGTCATCCTGGCTTCACTGGAG AACACCCGGGATGTCCAGACCACTCTGAACATTTTGTATATTCTCAGTGAGCTACTGACTGTGG gtCGAGGTCGCAGGGTGGGAGTATTTGTGTCTAAAGGAGGAACAGGGATATTATTCCAGATTCTGATTACTGCCAGTAAGGAGTTGCCTCCCAGTGAGGAACTCATGCTGCAGCTTCACTCACTGCTGGCCAAGGTCGGCCCAAAAG acagaaagttTGGAGTGAAGGCGCGTTTGAGCGGAGCTCTAAACGTCACAGTCAACTTAATAAAACAGAACCTCCAGAATACCAAACTGCTTCTGCCCTGCCTGCAGGTTCTCAGGGTTTACTCCACCAACT CGGTGAATGCTATTTCTTTGGGCAAGAATGGGGTGGTGGAAGTCATGTTGAAGATTGCCGCGCCATACAGCAAGAAGAATGCCAATCTGCTCAA GGTCGCTCTGGATGCTCTGGGAGCGCTGCTCAAATCCA AAACTAATGCTCGCCGTGCAGTGGATGGTGGACATGTGCCTGTCTTGCTagctctgtacctggactggCATCGCAATGACACACGGCATCGCCACATGCTGATTCGCAAAGGGCTTCTGGTCTGCCTCAGGAACATCACCAACATCAAGCTCGGCAGGAAAGCATTCATAGAGGCTGATGGCATGAGGGTCCTCTACAACTCATCCACT GAGTGTCTCCCGGTGCGGACTCTGGATCCTCTGATCAACACTTCGAGTCTCATCATGAGGAAGTGTTTTCCTAAGAATCGTCTGCCTCTGCCCACCATCAAATCAGCCTTCCACTACCAGCTGCCACATGTACCTGCTGCAGGGCCTGTGGCACAGCTGTACAGCCAGCCACCTGGGG TGGATGATGTGGTGGACGAAAGTGACGACAACGAGGAGACAGACCTGGAAACGGAGAACGAAACTGAGAATGAAGAGGATGAGAAGGAGCAGCACTCTACG AACGATGACATAGAGACGGACCTAAACAAGCTACATCCCAAAAAGAGCCCTGGACGTCCTTTTGAGGAGTTGAGAGTCTATGAGAGGTTCTTCTTGGAGCTTTCTGAAGACTTCCAG GGTTATAACTTTGAATGCTCAAAGAGTGCCTctatcacatcatcatcatccttctCCTCATCATCAGCCTCAACTCAATCCACTCGGCCAATCATAGTGCCCACAGCTCAAGCCCTGTCCCCAAAGCATGTCCCCATACCGAGCTCTCTGCAGGAGGACTGCAACCCcaacaaaggaaaacacactcTACCATCTCCTTCTGCGCCCACTCCTACTCCCCCTGCTCCTCTAACACCTCTTGAACTGGACAACATCCACCTCACCAAGGaccaagaaaaaaaggaagaggcCCACATTCCTTCCCCCGACACACACATGACATTGTCCTCCCTCAACAGGCCTTCCACTCAAGGGCAGATGATAGAACAGGAACTAGCAcgtgtgttggagtgtgtttCCTTAGAAGAGGAGGGAGTCCTTAGCgcagaagaaggaggaggaaggggggtcAAACAAGATGGATCCCCAGTCAATGCCACAAGACACATACAGTCTCCTCTGCTCTTCGGGGGTATCGCTGCTCGGcgtgtgggaggaggaggaggaggcagtaACTGGGGTTCAGATTGTGGCTCAGAGGGTGCTGAGGATGAAGGAGGGGAAGGAGCTGTTCTGGAGGTGCCCGACACGGCGCTGCTCCTCCCGCTGCATGATCCTGACCTTTACGTGGAGATGGTGAAGGGAACACACTCTGTGCCCCAGTACGCTGAAGTGGCTTACCCAGACTACTTTGGCCATGTCGCCCCAACATTCAGGGAACCCCTTGTGGAGAGAGTATACGGCGTGCAGAG ATCTAAGATATTCCAGGACATTGAGAGGTTGATTCATCCTAATGATATCGTGGATAAAGTAGTTTATGACCTGGACATTCCTAG ttgtCCTGTGATTGAAGACAGTGGCGAATCCCTGAAGTTCAACTCTCAGTTTGAGTCTGGCAACCTCAGGAAGGCACTTCAAGTTAGGAA ATATGAGTATGACCTTGTGCTGAATTCAGACATCAACAGTAATCACTACCACCAGTGGTTTTACTTTGAGGTGAGCGGCATGCGTGTTGGAACTACCTATCGCTTCAACATCATCAACTGTGAGAAGTCAAACAGCCAGTTCAACTACG gcaTGCAGGTGCTGATGTACTCTGTGCAGGAGGCAATCAGTGGCAGGCCTCGCTGGGTCAGAACAGGAACAGACATCTGTTACTACAA GAATCATTTCGCAAGAAGTTCAATTGCAGCTGGTGGTCAGAAAGGAAAGTCCTATTATACAATGACCTTCAGCACAAGCTTCAGCCATAAGGATGATGTCTGCTACTTTGCCTATCATTACCCGTATACATACTCCAGTCTTAAG ATGCACCTGTCTAAACTGGAGGCTTTGAGGACCCCTCAGATCTACCTGAGAAAGGACGTCCTGTGTGAAACCTTGGGGGGAAACAGCTGCCCCTTGCTCACCATCACTGCCATGCCGGAGTCCAACTCCAATGATCACATCTGTCAGTTTA GGAATCGTCCATTGATCTTCCTGTCGGCCAGAGTGCACCCTGGAGAGACCAATGCCAGCTGGGTAATGAAGGGCACGCTGGAGTTCCTGATGGGCACCAGCCCGCTTGCAGCCAGCCTGAGAGAGGCCTACATCTTCAAGATAGTCCCCATGCTCAACCCTGATGGAGTTATAAATGGAAA TCATCGTTGTTCTCTCAGTGGAGAGGATTTGAATCGCCAGTGGCAGAACCCCAATCCTGAGCTCCACCCTACCATCTACCACACTAAGAGCCTGCTGCAGTACCTTGCACACATACAAAGGGCACCACTG GTGTTTTGTGACTACCACGGCCATTCCAGAAAGAAGAATGTGTTCATGTATGGATGCAGCGTGAAGGAGACAGTCTGGCAGTCCAATATCAGTGCTACGTCCAGTGACTTACAGGAGGACCTTGGATACAGG gCACTTCCTAAGATCCTATCCCAGATCGCCCCAGCCTTCAGCATGGCGAGCTGTAGTTTTGTAGTTGAGCGCTCCAAAGAGTCGACCGCCCGCGTTGTTGTATGGAGAGAGATTGGAGTACAACGCAGCTACACCATGGAGAGCACCCTCTGTGGTTGTGACCAGGGCAAATATAAA GGTCTTCAGATTGGCaccagagagctggaggagatggGAGCTCAGTTCTGTGTGGCCCTGCTGAGGCTGAAGAGGCTGACGGGGCTCCGCAACCACCAACATCTGCTGGATTTGGAGAGCGATATCCTTGGGACGCAGTGTAAAGTGGTCAG CAGCAGCCCCACCACCTATGTGATGGAGGAGGACGAGCCGTCCTTTCTGGAGGCGATAGACTACAGCGCGGAGAGCAACGATGAAGACGCAGAGCCTGAAAATGAGCATGCCAGCGAAGTCCACGATAGTCCCGATCACCTCGAACAAATGTTGGACCCCAACACGAATCACAGGGACTAA
- the agtpbp1 gene encoding cytosolic carboxypeptidase 1 isoform X4: MEYHHYTRRSRHSVVSPDPPEKSGKEVMSKGSSGMEVILASLENTRDVQTTLNILYILSELLTVGRGRRVGVFVSKGGTGILFQILITASKELPPSEELMLQLHSLLAKVGPKDRKFGVKARLSGALNVTVNLIKQNLQNTKLLLPCLQVLRVYSTNSVNAISLGKNGVVEVMLKIAAPYSKKNANLLKVALDALGALLKSKTNARRAVDGGHVPVLLALYLDWHRNDTRHRHMLIRKGLLVCLRNITNIKLGRKAFIEADGMRVLYNSSTECLPVRTLDPLINTSSLIMRKCFPKNRLPLPTIKSAFHYQLPHVPAAGPVAQLYSQPPGVDDVVDESDDNEETDLETENETENEEDEKEQHSTNDDIETDLNKLHPKKSPGRPFEELRVYERFFLELSEDFQGYNFECSKSASITSSSSFSSSSASTQSTRPIIVPTAQALSPKHVPIPSSLQEDCNPNKGKHTLPSPSAPTPTPPAPLTPLELDNIHLTKDQEKKEEAHIPSPDTHMTLSSLNRPSTQGQMIEQELARVLECVSLEEEGVLSAEEGGGRGVKQDGSPVNATRHIQSPLLFGGIAARRVGGGGGGSNWGSDCGSEGAEDEGGEGAVLEVPDTALLLPLHDPDLYVEMVKGTHSVPQYAEVAYPDYFGHVAPTFREPLVERVYGVQRSKIFQDIERLIHPNDIVDKVVYDLDIPSCPVIEDSGESLKFNSQFESGNLRKALQVRKYEYDLVLNSDINSNHYHQWFYFEVSGMRVGTTYRFNIINCEKSNSQFNYGMQVLMYSVQEAISGRPRWVRTGTDICYYKNHFARSSIAAGGQKGKSYYTMTFSTSFSHKDDVCYFAYHYPYTYSSLKMHLSKLEALRTPQIYLRKDVLCETLGGNSCPLLTITAMPESNSNDHICQFRNRPLIFLSARVHPGETNASWVMKGTLEFLMGTSPLAASLREAYIFKIVPMLNPDGVINGNHRCSLSGEDLNRQWQNPNPELHPTIYHTKSLLQYLAHIQRAPLVFCDYHGHSRKKNVFMYGCSVKETVWQSNISATSSDLQEDLGYRALPKILSQIAPAFSMASCSFVVERSKESTARVVVWREIGVQRSYTMESTLCGCDQGKYKGLQIGTRELEEMGAQFCVALLRLKRLTGLRNHQHLLDLESDILGTQCKVVSSSPTTYVMEEDEPSFLEAIDYSAESNDEDAEPENEHASEVHDSPDHLEQMLDPNTNHRD, translated from the exons ATGGAGTACCACCACTACACCAGGAGAAGCCGTCATTCTGTGGTCTCCCCAGACCCACCAG AGAAGAGTGGAAAAGAGGTGATGTCAAAAGGCTCCAGTGGCATGGAGGTCATCCTGGCTTCACTGGAG AACACCCGGGATGTCCAGACCACTCTGAACATTTTGTATATTCTCAGTGAGCTACTGACTGTGG gtCGAGGTCGCAGGGTGGGAGTATTTGTGTCTAAAGGAGGAACAGGGATATTATTCCAGATTCTGATTACTGCCAGTAAGGAGTTGCCTCCCAGTGAGGAACTCATGCTGCAGCTTCACTCACTGCTGGCCAAGGTCGGCCCAAAAG acagaaagttTGGAGTGAAGGCGCGTTTGAGCGGAGCTCTAAACGTCACAGTCAACTTAATAAAACAGAACCTCCAGAATACCAAACTGCTTCTGCCCTGCCTGCAGGTTCTCAGGGTTTACTCCACCAACT CGGTGAATGCTATTTCTTTGGGCAAGAATGGGGTGGTGGAAGTCATGTTGAAGATTGCCGCGCCATACAGCAAGAAGAATGCCAATCTGCTCAA GGTCGCTCTGGATGCTCTGGGAGCGCTGCTCAAATCCA AAACTAATGCTCGCCGTGCAGTGGATGGTGGACATGTGCCTGTCTTGCTagctctgtacctggactggCATCGCAATGACACACGGCATCGCCACATGCTGATTCGCAAAGGGCTTCTGGTCTGCCTCAGGAACATCACCAACATCAAGCTCGGCAGGAAAGCATTCATAGAGGCTGATGGCATGAGGGTCCTCTACAACTCATCCACT GAGTGTCTCCCGGTGCGGACTCTGGATCCTCTGATCAACACTTCGAGTCTCATCATGAGGAAGTGTTTTCCTAAGAATCGTCTGCCTCTGCCCACCATCAAATCAGCCTTCCACTACCAGCTGCCACATGTACCTGCTGCAGGGCCTGTGGCACAGCTGTACAGCCAGCCACCTGGGG TGGATGATGTGGTGGACGAAAGTGACGACAACGAGGAGACAGACCTGGAAACGGAGAACGAAACTGAGAATGAAGAGGATGAGAAGGAGCAGCACTCTACG AACGATGACATAGAGACGGACCTAAACAAGCTACATCCCAAAAAGAGCCCTGGACGTCCTTTTGAGGAGTTGAGAGTCTATGAGAGGTTCTTCTTGGAGCTTTCTGAAGACTTCCAG GGTTATAACTTTGAATGCTCAAAGAGTGCCTctatcacatcatcatcatccttctCCTCATCATCAGCCTCAACTCAATCCACTCGGCCAATCATAGTGCCCACAGCTCAAGCCCTGTCCCCAAAGCATGTCCCCATACCGAGCTCTCTGCAGGAGGACTGCAACCCcaacaaaggaaaacacactcTACCATCTCCTTCTGCGCCCACTCCTACTCCCCCTGCTCCTCTAACACCTCTTGAACTGGACAACATCCACCTCACCAAGGaccaagaaaaaaaggaagaggcCCACATTCCTTCCCCCGACACACACATGACATTGTCCTCCCTCAACAGGCCTTCCACTCAAGGGCAGATGATAGAACAGGAACTAGCAcgtgtgttggagtgtgtttCCTTAGAAGAGGAGGGAGTCCTTAGCgcagaagaaggaggaggaaggggggtcAAACAAGATGGATCCCCAGTCAATGCCACAAGACACATACAGTCTCCTCTGCTCTTCGGGGGTATCGCTGCTCGGcgtgtgggaggaggaggaggaggcagtaACTGGGGTTCAGATTGTGGCTCAGAGGGTGCTGAGGATGAAGGAGGGGAAGGAGCTGTTCTGGAGGTGCCCGACACGGCGCTGCTCCTCCCGCTGCATGATCCTGACCTTTACGTGGAGATGGTGAAGGGAACACACTCTGTGCCCCAGTACGCTGAAGTGGCTTACCCAGACTACTTTGGCCATGTCGCCCCAACATTCAGGGAACCCCTTGTGGAGAGAGTATACGGCGTGCAGAG ATCTAAGATATTCCAGGACATTGAGAGGTTGATTCATCCTAATGATATCGTGGATAAAGTAGTTTATGACCTGGACATTCCTAG ttgtCCTGTGATTGAAGACAGTGGCGAATCCCTGAAGTTCAACTCTCAGTTTGAGTCTGGCAACCTCAGGAAGGCACTTCAAGTTAGGAA ATATGAGTATGACCTTGTGCTGAATTCAGACATCAACAGTAATCACTACCACCAGTGGTTTTACTTTGAGGTGAGCGGCATGCGTGTTGGAACTACCTATCGCTTCAACATCATCAACTGTGAGAAGTCAAACAGCCAGTTCAACTACG gcaTGCAGGTGCTGATGTACTCTGTGCAGGAGGCAATCAGTGGCAGGCCTCGCTGGGTCAGAACAGGAACAGACATCTGTTACTACAA GAATCATTTCGCAAGAAGTTCAATTGCAGCTGGTGGTCAGAAAGGAAAGTCCTATTATACAATGACCTTCAGCACAAGCTTCAGCCATAAGGATGATGTCTGCTACTTTGCCTATCATTACCCGTATACATACTCCAGTCTTAAG ATGCACCTGTCTAAACTGGAGGCTTTGAGGACCCCTCAGATCTACCTGAGAAAGGACGTCCTGTGTGAAACCTTGGGGGGAAACAGCTGCCCCTTGCTCACCATCACTGCCATGCCGGAGTCCAACTCCAATGATCACATCTGTCAGTTTA GGAATCGTCCATTGATCTTCCTGTCGGCCAGAGTGCACCCTGGAGAGACCAATGCCAGCTGGGTAATGAAGGGCACGCTGGAGTTCCTGATGGGCACCAGCCCGCTTGCAGCCAGCCTGAGAGAGGCCTACATCTTCAAGATAGTCCCCATGCTCAACCCTGATGGAGTTATAAATGGAAA TCATCGTTGTTCTCTCAGTGGAGAGGATTTGAATCGCCAGTGGCAGAACCCCAATCCTGAGCTCCACCCTACCATCTACCACACTAAGAGCCTGCTGCAGTACCTTGCACACATACAAAGGGCACCACTG GTGTTTTGTGACTACCACGGCCATTCCAGAAAGAAGAATGTGTTCATGTATGGATGCAGCGTGAAGGAGACAGTCTGGCAGTCCAATATCAGTGCTACGTCCAGTGACTTACAGGAGGACCTTGGATACAGG gCACTTCCTAAGATCCTATCCCAGATCGCCCCAGCCTTCAGCATGGCGAGCTGTAGTTTTGTAGTTGAGCGCTCCAAAGAGTCGACCGCCCGCGTTGTTGTATGGAGAGAGATTGGAGTACAACGCAGCTACACCATGGAGAGCACCCTCTGTGGTTGTGACCAGGGCAAATATAAA GGTCTTCAGATTGGCaccagagagctggaggagatggGAGCTCAGTTCTGTGTGGCCCTGCTGAGGCTGAAGAGGCTGACGGGGCTCCGCAACCACCAACATCTGCTGGATTTGGAGAGCGATATCCTTGGGACGCAGTGTAAAGTGGTCAG CAGCAGCCCCACCACCTATGTGATGGAGGAGGACGAGCCGTCCTTTCTGGAGGCGATAGACTACAGCGCGGAGAGCAACGATGAAGACGCAGAGCCTGAAAATGAGCATGCCAGCGAAGTCCACGATAGTCCCGATCACCTCGAACAAATGTTGGACCCCAACACGAATCACAGGGACTAA